One window of the Clostridium sp. MB40-C1 genome contains the following:
- the ruvA gene encoding Holliday junction branch migration protein RuvA has protein sequence MYEYIKGKYVGIKKEYIIIENNNTAYKIYTSGSTMSQMPNKSQEVKLYIEQIVREDFIGLYGFLTEEEREMFNLLLTINGVGAKAALSLLSISSVNNLKASIVSSDYGMLTKAPGIGKKIAQRIILELKDKIDITNEQLDEKNLVNISDSIEKNLAEALQALISLGFSEKEAKAALKLANVNDSLEDIIKGSLKHLMN, from the coding sequence TTGTATGAATATATAAAGGGTAAGTATGTTGGTATAAAAAAAGAATACATAATAATTGAAAATAATAATACTGCTTATAAAATATATACTTCAGGAAGTACTATGTCACAGATGCCAAATAAAAGTCAAGAAGTAAAGCTTTATATAGAACAAATAGTTAGAGAAGATTTTATTGGATTGTATGGTTTTTTAACGGAAGAAGAGAGGGAAATGTTTAATCTTCTTTTAACGATAAATGGAGTTGGAGCTAAAGCGGCACTTTCATTACTTTCTATAAGTAGTGTTAATAATTTAAAAGCATCTATAGTTTCTAGTGATTATGGTATGTTAACAAAAGCTCCAGGTATAGGTAAAAAAATTGCTCAAAGAATAATTTTAGAACTAAAAGATAAGATTGATATTACAAATGAACAACTAGATGAGAAAAATTTAGTAAATATATCAGATTCTATAGAAAAGAATTTGGCAGAGGCACTTCAAGCTCTTATTTCTTTAGGATTTTCAGAAAAAGAGGCAAAAGCTGCTCTTAAACTTGCTAATGTAAATGATTCTTTAGAGGATATAATTAAAGGTAGTTTAAAACACTTAATGAATTGA
- a CDS encoding Ig-like domain-containing protein, whose protein sequence is MQNSISKFFNEYIRNYGCSIKINGIDNRGFFKEIDDREKGYDNKYLFTELGKVRQGDIIECLENNWIVIDKDSNIGQTYDKCVIARALHNIKIYINNTLHEFPVIIQTQQQGVDEEKYINIADGKIMLITQDNSVTRKIGYDKRIIKMQNVWNVTGFTNENEGLRYIYCKKGQLNPSSDDLENEIADRWLHETKHEYSIDITEDNIQLKEGETKQLIVNVTDTVNNKTITVKKPTLIYTSLDNNIVTVDDKGLTKAISEGGTTIKVAFENIEKIINVKVIEGSKVELEISGVDKMALDRTKTYNSNIPVVWSVENVPMSNGMVESIQYATITENTDTTCTIKATDKWIFADGRSRYFNIIAISEDNSDVVVIKNVKISPY, encoded by the coding sequence ATGCAAAATTCAATTAGTAAGTTTTTTAATGAATATATAAGAAATTATGGTTGTAGTATAAAAATTAATGGTATAGATAATAGAGGATTTTTTAAAGAAATAGATGATAGAGAAAAAGGTTATGATAATAAATATTTGTTTACGGAGTTGGGAAAAGTTAGACAAGGAGACATCATTGAATGTTTGGAAAATAATTGGATTGTAATAGATAAAGATAGTAATATAGGACAAACTTATGACAAATGTGTAATTGCTAGAGCATTACATAACATTAAAATTTATATAAACAACACATTACATGAGTTTCCTGTGATTATTCAAACACAACAACAAGGTGTTGATGAAGAAAAATATATAAATATTGCTGATGGTAAAATTATGTTAATAACACAAGACAATAGTGTTACAAGAAAAATAGGTTACGATAAAAGAATTATTAAAATGCAGAATGTTTGGAATGTAACTGGCTTTACAAATGAAAATGAGGGTTTAAGATATATTTACTGTAAAAAAGGACAACTTAATCCTTCTTCAGATGATTTAGAAAATGAGATTGCTGACAGATGGTTACATGAAACTAAACATGAATATTCTATTGATATTACGGAAGATAATATACAACTTAAAGAAGGAGAAACTAAGCAATTAATAGTCAATGTTACGGATACAGTTAATAATAAAACTATCACTGTAAAAAAACCTACATTAATATATACATCATTAGATAATAATATAGTTACTGTTGATGATAAGGGATTAACTAAAGCAATTTCAGAGGGAGGCACAACTATTAAAGTTGCTTTTGAAAATATAGAAAAAATTATAAATGTAAAAGTAATAGAGGGTAGTAAAGTTGAATTAGAGATTAGTGGTGTTGATAAAATGGCTTTGGATAGAACTAAAACTTACAATTCAAATATTCCAGTAGTGTGGAGTGTAGAAAATGTACCAATGAGTAATGGAATGGTTGAAAGTATACAATATGCTACTATAACAGAAAACACAGATACAACTTGTACTATTAAAGCCACAGATAAATGGATTTTTGCTGATGGAAGAAGTAGATATTTTAATATCATTGCTATAAGTGAGGATAATAGTGATGTAGTAGTAATTAAGAATGTGAAAATTAGTCCATATTAA